The Methanopyrus kandleri AV19 DNA segment CGTTTGGATGTGCCCTCTCAGACACTCCTCCACTACGGTCTGGAACGCGTCGGCGATGCGCTCCGCTCGAGATTCTTCCTCCACTAGGTAACGTTCGTACGATCTCAGGAACCTCTCGACTACTTCCTCCAGCTCGGGATCTTCCTCGATCTCACGCGCGGCTTCAGTGTACAGCTTACCGAAGAACTCGTCCGGTTTTTCGCCCTCGGGTACTTCGGGCCGCCCCTCCTTTATGTACTTCCACGCGAGCATCGCGATCTGCTTACCCATATCGTTCACGTAATACTGCACTTCCACCCCGTAGTTCGTGAAGACCATGCACCTCGCGAGAATGTCCCCGATGACAGCGTTTCTACCGTGGCCGATGTGTAAAGGACCGTTGGGGTTCGCGCTAGTGTGCTCCAAGATTACGGGGCGACCCATACCGAGGTCGAGCGAGCCGTACTCTTCGCCGTAGTAGAATATCGACCTGAGCGTCAGCGCCGCGTACTGGGACCTGTCGAGCTTCAAGTTGATGAAGCCCGGGCCTTCCACCCAAGCCTTTTCCACGAACACCACGTCGTCGAGGTCAGACTCCTCGACGATCGTTTCAGCCAGCTCTCTGGGGTTCTCGTCCAGCTCTTTAGCTAGGGAGAGTGCCACCGGCGTGGCCAGATCGGCACCTTCGACGGGTGGGTTCTCGTCGATAGGAACCTCTATCAGCTCGTCTACTTCGTACACGGACGAGATCGCGTCCCGGATCGATGTTCTTATGGTGCGAATCGTAACCGAAAACGGGTCGCGAGGTGTGGTTTCCTCGGCCAACGTGGGCGAACCCCTTCACTTGGGTCGGAACCTGAGCAGGGCTCCGAGTCCCCGAAACGCGTTATAAAACTGAGCGCCCTCTTCGGTCTCGGTTGAGATGATCTCGACGTTGGATCCCATCTGCTCGGCCAGTTCCACGTAGTAATCCACTATGTCTTTGATTTCTTCCACGTTGAGCTCTGCTTCCCCGCATTCCGGGCACTCTTCCACGTATTTCTTCGCCTCGTCTTTCTCCTTCACCGTAACGATGTTCTCGTACCCGCACTCCGGACATCGTAGGATTACCTTGTATCCCTCGAGGTCCTCGGAAACTAGCAGTACCTCCACGGCACCCATCTTGAGGAGTTCGTCGACTTCCTCTCCATACGCCGCGAGTTCACCGTTCACGGCCTCCTCCATGAACTTTCGCACGAGGCGCTTCTCCCGGACTAGCTCGGCTTCCTTCAGCGCTTCTTCGGCTTTGTTCAGGGCCTCCCGGAGCCCGGACTCGTCCGTGTTGCCGACGTCCACCACGGTGAGTACCTTTTCCTTTAGATCCTTGGGGAGGTAGTCGCCGTCCAGGAACTCCTCCTTCGTGGGACCTGGACCTCCGACGATGATTCCCTTCAGATCCTTCACGTCTTCGAAAGCCTCGCGGGCGGCTTCTCCCACCTTCTGGTAAAACTCGTGGGCGGCGTGCTCGATCAACCGGTCGAACCTACGCTGAGATTGACCTCCGGCCTTATGCTTACCCGGCACGTCGGACGTCAGCCTCTTCACGGGTTCGATTCGCTTACCTTTCACGAGACCTATCGTGGCCTCCCGGCGGTCCATTACCAGGATTCCGTAGACGTCCTTCTCTTCGAGGTATTCCTTGAGGGGTTCTAGATAGAATTTCGAATCACATCGGTAGATGAACCGGTCCACGGGCTCGGGCGGTTCGATCAGCTCCGCGACCATCTTCTCCTTGGTACCGTCCTGGACGGTGCCGACGAGAACTACGAGTCCGTTTTCCGGAGTCTCTCCGACCATTTTGAGACGCTGCATCACGACCTCGATAGCTGATTGGACGTTCTTCCGGGTGCGCTTACTCTTGATGTTGCTGGCTTGGGAGTACTCCTCCCGCATCTGAGCGATGACGTCGCTCAGACGATTCTCCGGCGGGATGTAAATCGTGATGAGCTCGGTGCCTTGTCCGCGCAGGTTTTCCAGTCTCTCTATCATCTTCCTGAACCTATATCTCTCGACCGTAGACGATTCGGCCATCGTGAACACCCCCTAGGGGTGAGACAGCATGTATTCGGTCGTGGCACTGGGTGGCTCGGTCGTAAACGTGGATAAACCCGAACGCATCAAGGAAACCGCCGAAATCTTGCGAAATGGGCTCGATTCCGGGCTGAAGATATGCGTCGTCGTCGGTGGTGGGCCGACCGCCCGTCGGTACATAAACGTAGCGCGAAACCTCGGGACACCGGAAACTCTACTCGACGAGATGGGTATCGCCGTTACCCGGCTGAACGCGATGCTTCTAGGGGCGGCGTTGGGTCTGCACGATCTGCACGTGCCTGAGACCCCAGTAGAAGCCGCGAGAATAGTCCGGCGGAACGGTGTGGCAGTCTGCGGTGGTACACATCCCGGCCACACAACCGACGCCGTAGCGGCCATGATCGCGGAACTGCTCGAGGGTCCACTCGTCATAGTTACCAATGTCGACGGGGTGTACGACAAGGACCCCAGTGAACCAGGCGCGCGCAAACTCCGGGAACTGAGGCCCGAAGAGCTGGAAGAACTGGCAGTCCGCGCTGAGCTTAAGGCGGGGGGAAGCTTCGTAGTGGACCCCCTCGCCGCCAAGATGATAAGCAGGGGTCAAATCGTCACGCACGTGGTTTCGTGGGAAGACTTCCGGTCCCGTGGGTTGGAAAACGTGGTTCGAGGCCGTCATAATGGGACGATAATCGAGGGGTGAAAGGGTTTGACGGAGCGCGTACCTCCCCACTCCCACTGTATCGTTTGTGGGGCCGCAATCCCGGAAGGGGAGCGATTTTGCAGCGAGAAGTGCCGGATGGAATACGAACGTAGGAGGAAGAAGGCGGCGACACTCCAGTGGATGCTGGCCGGAGCTCTCATAGCCCTAGGTGTGGTCCTGATGCTCCGGGGTGTATGAGCGGAGTGAGGGCAATCCGGCTCCGCGAACGCCGATCAACACGTCACCGGGTGTTGGGAGCTCGAGGACGGGACAGAACACATCGCTGCCACCCGCGATCGTCCCTTCGTACTCCACCCAAGTAAAGAACGCGTATCCCGGCTCCGGAGTTTCGTACTCGAACTTTTTGGGGATGGGTTTGTCGGTCCGGATTACCTCAAGTGGTTCGATGTCTTCTGGGAGACCCGGCCGATATCTCGGCGTCCTAGGTGGTCGGCGGATAGGGTTGGCCCCAATCCGCACTTCCTGTGGCACGATCGTCGGTTCATACCTCTCGAGAACGGCGTTGATGACGGGTACGAACTTCTCTTCTAGGAGTAGTGTGTCGATCATCTCACATGCTACCACATCGGCGTTCACATCCACATCCCGCGCGTCCCCTACTACTACCTCCCACTCCACGTCGTGCGGGACGTGTTTCCTGAGGTTCTTCTCGAGAAGTCGGGCTCGTTTGGGATTCTTTTCTACGGCGATCACGCGCTCGGCGCCGGCGTGGGCTGCAACCACCGATAAAGGTCCTGTGCCGGCTCCAAGGTCCGCGAAAGTGTCCTCTGCGACTTCCGCTACCATCGAGGTGAAGACGAAAACGCGCCTTACGTCACGGAGCAGGTCGAGCTGGTAGGAGTCTACCAACAGCTTGAACTCACCTACTGGAGTTCTTATGGTTTTAATCATTCGTCACTCACCACATCCTTAGCTTCTTCGGGTTTCTCTTCTTTCCCCTCTGATTCCCGCTCCTTGCGCGGTTTAAGCTTGATTACATAGTCTGCCGCATTTTGTAGTGCTGTACTAAATCCTGGATCTGCTCCTATTACAATGGTGACCTTACCCTGCTCCTTCGCCTTAGCTATAATTGGAAGAAAGTCAGTGTCACGCGTCATTAGTGCGATTGCGTCGACGTTATCACTGTAAATAAGTTCCATTGCCTCAACCGCTAAGTACACATCAACGTCTCCCGGAATCACTCTAGGAACAAAACCCTGATTGGCTACAGCTTCAATAAGTTTGTCCGAAGCGTATTGGTTCAGGAACGCTAATCCTACTCTAATATTACCCAATTCTTCAACTAATTCTCTAACCTCCTTCAAACTGACATCGAACTCTTTACGGAGCATATTCGGTCCGTCAATCAACATTGCAATGTCAAGATTGCCCCGCTTAGCTTTTCTCTTGATTACACCACTCATATAATCTTTGACCGTATCGAGCAACTCATCACCACCTCCAGTCGGTTAACGTGCTGGGCGCTCGGGTTCATAGACTCTCAACTTACACTCTCCACCGGGAGAGAAGTGGTAAGGGAACTCTTCCACGACGGCCGCGTCTACGACCCCCTGTCGCGTCAACACGGCTGTAAGGTGAGGGCACGACTGAGAGTAGAGCACTACAGGGCCCTTATGAGAAGCTAGGAACCTGCGCACCGAACCGTTGGATAGTACCATTCCCGTAGAGAGCAATACGGATTCACCGAACTTTATATTCCTCTCGACCCGGAGACGTGGATCCTCGTCTACGATCTGAAGGAGTATTCCGCGATCCCGTAGTTCTCGCGCTATGTGGGCGGAGTATCCCACCAGTATCACCTCATCGCCGAGCTTTTCGGCGGTGTCGGCGACGATCTTCGCTCGGAGGGTAACGGCTCTGCCGTAGTCCCTGGGCAAGCTGATCTCCTCCTCAGGCTCCACGTTCTCCGCGCTCGCCACCGCATCGAGGGCTGCGCTCCGGGCCTGAGGCTCCTGAAACCTGCGCCACACTTCCTTCAGCTTCAGTCCCAGTATCTCCCGGAGTCGGAGGCATTTCTCGGGGTGGAGTGACGCTCCTTCCAGCCCTCTTTCCGTTTTGATTAGCGTAACGATATCGTCGTGGACGCGGTCTCCGCCGGGTGGCCTCCTGTATCCCTCCAGGGCGAGTGCCGCCGCTACTCGGTCGTTCTTACCCTCCGCTATCAGCTCCCTTACTACCCTCGAATAGAGCTTCCAGCGCCTCTTCATCGCACTCCCCCGATCCGGACCTGCTTCCGACCTGTACCTCGACGCGACCGTAGTCCCGGAGGGCTCTCTTGACTGGACCCTCCGGATCCCCTTCACCTCGGACGTCCACTAGGATCACGTACTCCACGGCGCGGAAGGC contains these protein-coding regions:
- the prf1 gene encoding peptide chain release factor aRF-1, whose product is MAESSTVERYRFRKMIERLENLRGQGTELITIYIPPENRLSDVIAQMREEYSQASNIKSKRTRKNVQSAIEVVMQRLKMVGETPENGLVVLVGTVQDGTKEKMVAELIEPPEPVDRFIYRCDSKFYLEPLKEYLEEKDVYGILVMDRREATIGLVKGKRIEPVKRLTSDVPGKHKAGGQSQRRFDRLIEHAAHEFYQKVGEAAREAFEDVKDLKGIIVGGPGPTKEEFLDGDYLPKDLKEKVLTVVDVGNTDESGLREALNKAEEALKEAELVREKRLVRKFMEEAVNGELAAYGEEVDELLKMGAVEVLLVSEDLEGYKVILRCPECGYENIVTVKEKDEAKKYVEECPECGEAELNVEEIKDIVDYYVELAEQMGSNVEIISTETEEGAQFYNAFRGLGALLRFRPK
- the pyrH gene encoding UMP kinase, which produces MYSVVALGGSVVNVDKPERIKETAEILRNGLDSGLKICVVVGGGPTARRYINVARNLGTPETLLDEMGIAVTRLNAMLLGAALGLHDLHVPETPVEAARIVRRNGVAVCGGTHPGHTTDAVAAMIAELLEGPLVIVTNVDGVYDKDPSEPGARKLRELRPEELEELAVRAELKAGGSFVVDPLAAKMISRGQIVTHVVSWEDFRSRGLENVVRGRHNGTIIEG
- a CDS encoding DUF2116 family Zn-ribbon domain-containing protein encodes the protein MTERVPPHSHCIVCGAAIPEGERFCSEKCRMEYERRRKKAATLQWMLAGALIALGVVLMLRGV
- a CDS encoding RsmD family RNA methyltransferase — its product is MIKTIRTPVGEFKLLVDSYQLDLLRDVRRVFVFTSMVAEVAEDTFADLGAGTGPLSVVAAHAGAERVIAVEKNPKRARLLEKNLRKHVPHDVEWEVVVGDARDVDVNADVVACEMIDTLLLEEKFVPVINAVLERYEPTIVPQEVRIGANPIRRPPRTPRYRPGLPEDIEPLEVIRTDKPIPKKFEYETPEPGYAFFTWVEYEGTIAGGSDVFCPVLELPTPGDVLIGVRGAGLPSLRSYTPEHQDHT
- a CDS encoding TIGR00288 family NYN domain-containing protein, which codes for MLDTVKDYMSGVIKRKAKRGNLDIAMLIDGPNMLRKEFDVSLKEVRELVEELGNIRVGLAFLNQYASDKLIEAVANQGFVPRVIPGDVDVYLAVEAMELIYSDNVDAIALMTRDTDFLPIIAKAKEQGKVTIVIGADPGFSTALQNAADYVIKLKPRKERESEGKEEKPEEAKDVVSDE